One stretch of Rhizobium rhizoryzae DNA includes these proteins:
- the metH gene encoding methionine synthase: protein MFDQLFGPEGASRDGNEIFEALAKAARERILILDGAMGTQIQGLGFDEDHFRGDRFIGCACHQQGNNDLLILTQPQAIEDIHYRYAKAGADIIETNTFSSTRIAQADYQMEGAVYDLNKEGAQVVRRAIERATREDGKRRFVAGAIGPTNRTASISPDVNNPGYRAVTFDDLRLAYAEQIDGLIDGGADIILIETIFDTLNAKAAIFACEERFIAKGIRLPVMISGTITDLSGRTLSGQTPTAFWNSVSHARPFTVGFNCALGADAMRPHLQEVSAVADTFICAYPNAGLPNEFGQYDQSPEAMAKQVREFAKEGLVNVVGGCCGSTPDHIRAIAEAVAEFKPRQVPDHRSFMSLSGLEPFTLTKDIPFVNVGERTNVTGSAKFRKLITNADYTAALAVARDQVENGAQIIDINMDEGLIDSGRAMVEFLNLIAAEPDIARVPVMIDSSKFEIIEGGLKCVQGKAIVNSISLKEGEENFVKQARLIRAFGAAVVVMAFDETGQADTYDRKVEICRRAYKILTEEVGFPPEDIIFDPNVFAVATGIEEHNNYGVDFIEATRTIRKEMPLVHISGGVSNLSFSFRGNEPVREAMHAVFLYHAIQAGMDMGIVNAGQLAIYENIDPELREACEDVVLNRRADSTERLLEIAERFRGTGAKEAKAQDLAWREWPVAKRLEHALVNGITEYIEADTEEARLQADRPLHVIEGPLMAGMNVVGDLFGAGKMFLPQVVKSARVMKQAVAVLLPYMEEEKRQNGGDERQAAGKVLMATVKGDVHDIGKNIVGVVLACNNYEIIDLGVMVPATKILEVAKEQKVDVIGLSGLITPSLDEMVHVAAEMQKQGFDIPLLIGGATTSRVHTAVKIHPNYQAGQAVYVTDASRAVGVVSSLLAEGGREDYVENIRTEYAKVAAAHARAEAEKTRLPIARARANAQQVDWAAYQPTRPSFLGTKVFDDYSLEDLVRYIDWTPFFQTWELKGRFPAILEDEKQGEAARQLYADAQAMLAKIVEEKWFRPRAVIGFWPANAVGDDIQLFTDEARREELATFFTLRQQLSKRDGRPNVALADFVAPKDSGKADYVGGFVVTAGIEEVAIAERFERANDDYSSIMVKALADRFAEAFAERMHEQVRREYWGYAKDEQFSNEELVAEAYAGIRPAPGYPAQPDHTEKRTLFDLLDAEKTTGVTLTESYAMWPGSSVSGLYIGHPDSYYFGVAKVERDQVEDYARRKGMEIADVERWLGPVLNYVPTRQETEEAA, encoded by the coding sequence CGCAGGTCGTCCGCCGCGCCATCGAGCGGGCTACGCGCGAAGACGGCAAGCGCCGCTTTGTGGCAGGCGCCATCGGCCCGACGAACCGCACCGCCTCCATCTCGCCGGATGTGAACAATCCCGGCTATCGTGCCGTGACGTTTGATGATTTGCGCTTAGCCTATGCCGAGCAGATCGACGGACTGATCGATGGCGGTGCCGATATCATTCTGATCGAGACGATCTTTGATACGCTGAACGCCAAGGCCGCGATCTTCGCTTGCGAAGAGCGCTTTATCGCCAAGGGCATCCGCCTGCCGGTGATGATTTCCGGCACGATTACCGATCTTTCGGGTCGCACGCTGTCCGGTCAGACGCCAACGGCGTTCTGGAATTCCGTCAGCCATGCGCGTCCGTTCACCGTCGGCTTCAACTGCGCGCTCGGTGCCGACGCCATGCGTCCGCATTTGCAGGAAGTTTCCGCTGTCGCGGATACCTTCATCTGCGCCTATCCGAATGCCGGCCTGCCCAACGAGTTCGGCCAGTACGACCAGTCGCCGGAGGCTATGGCGAAGCAGGTTCGCGAATTCGCCAAGGAAGGTCTGGTCAATGTCGTTGGCGGCTGCTGCGGTTCGACGCCGGACCATATTCGCGCGATTGCTGAGGCCGTAGCCGAATTCAAGCCGCGCCAGGTGCCTGATCACCGCTCCTTCATGTCGCTGTCCGGCCTGGAACCCTTCACGCTGACCAAGGACATTCCTTTCGTCAACGTTGGCGAGCGCACCAACGTGACTGGTTCGGCCAAATTCCGCAAGCTGATCACCAATGCGGATTACACGGCGGCTCTCGCCGTTGCTCGCGATCAGGTCGAAAATGGCGCGCAGATCATCGACATCAACATGGACGAAGGCCTGATCGATTCCGGCCGCGCCATGGTGGAGTTTCTGAACCTCATCGCTGCCGAACCGGATATCGCCCGCGTGCCGGTGATGATCGACAGTTCCAAGTTCGAGATTATCGAAGGCGGCCTGAAGTGCGTTCAGGGTAAGGCAATCGTCAATTCCATTTCGCTGAAGGAAGGCGAAGAGAATTTCGTCAAGCAGGCTCGGCTCATTCGTGCCTTCGGTGCCGCTGTTGTCGTGATGGCCTTTGACGAAACGGGGCAGGCGGACACCTACGATCGCAAGGTGGAAATCTGCCGTCGCGCCTATAAGATCCTGACGGAAGAGGTGGGCTTCCCGCCGGAAGACATCATTTTCGATCCCAACGTGTTCGCGGTCGCAACCGGGATCGAAGAGCACAATAACTACGGTGTCGATTTCATCGAGGCGACGCGCACGATCCGCAAGGAAATGCCGCTGGTGCACATCTCCGGCGGTGTATCCAACCTGTCCTTCTCGTTCCGTGGCAACGAGCCGGTGCGCGAAGCCATGCATGCCGTGTTCCTATATCACGCCATTCAGGCGGGCATGGACATGGGCATCGTCAATGCCGGCCAGTTGGCGATCTATGAGAACATTGATCCCGAACTGCGCGAGGCCTGCGAAGACGTTGTGCTGAACCGTCGCGCTGACTCGACCGAGCGCCTGCTGGAAATCGCCGAACGCTTCCGCGGCACGGGTGCCAAGGAAGCAAAGGCACAGGATCTTGCCTGGCGGGAATGGCCGGTGGCGAAGCGCCTGGAACACGCGCTGGTCAACGGCATAACCGAGTATATCGAAGCCGATACCGAAGAGGCGCGTCTTCAGGCTGATCGCCCGCTGCACGTGATCGAAGGTCCGCTGATGGCGGGCATGAACGTCGTGGGCGATCTGTTCGGCGCTGGCAAGATGTTCCTGCCGCAGGTGGTGAAATCTGCCCGCGTGATGAAGCAGGCGGTTGCCGTTCTGCTTCCCTACATGGAAGAGGAAAAGCGCCAGAATGGCGGCGATGAGCGTCAGGCGGCGGGCAAGGTGCTGATGGCGACCGTCAAGGGCGACGTTCACGACATTGGCAAGAACATCGTCGGCGTCGTTCTCGCCTGCAACAATTACGAGATCATCGACCTCGGCGTCATGGTTCCCGCGACGAAGATCCTCGAGGTGGCGAAAGAGCAGAAGGTGGATGTCATCGGTCTGTCCGGTCTCATCACGCCTTCGCTGGACGAGATGGTGCATGTGGCTGCCGAGATGCAGAAGCAGGGCTTCGATATCCCGCTTCTGATCGGAGGGGCCACGACCAGCCGCGTGCATACGGCGGTGAAGATCCATCCGAATTATCAGGCAGGGCAGGCGGTTTACGTAACGGATGCGAGCCGTGCGGTGGGTGTCGTCTCCAGTCTGCTGGCAGAAGGCGGTCGCGAAGACTATGTCGAGAACATTCGCACCGAATATGCCAAAGTGGCGGCCGCCCATGCACGTGCCGAAGCCGAGAAGACGCGGCTTCCCATTGCGCGGGCGCGGGCAAACGCCCAGCAGGTGGATTGGGCAGCTTATCAGCCCACTCGTCCGAGCTTCCTCGGCACGAAGGTGTTTGACGATTATTCGCTGGAAGACCTCGTGCGCTATATCGACTGGACACCCTTCTTCCAGACGTGGGAACTGAAGGGGCGCTTCCCGGCAATTCTGGAGGATGAGAAGCAGGGTGAAGCAGCCCGCCAACTCTACGCGGATGCGCAGGCCATGCTTGCCAAGATCGTGGAGGAGAAGTGGTTCCGTCCGCGGGCCGTCATCGGTTTCTGGCCGGCGAACGCCGTGGGTGACGATATCCAGCTCTTCACAGACGAAGCGCGCCGCGAGGAACTGGCAACCTTCTTCACGCTTCGCCAGCAATTGTCAAAGCGGGACGGGCGGCCTAACGTGGCACTTGCGGATTTCGTGGCACCGAAGGATAGCGGCAAAGCGGACTATGTCGGCGGCTTCGTTGTGACAGCGGGCATCGAGGAAGTGGCGATTGCCGAACGCTTCGAGCGGGCGAACGACGATTACTCCTCCATCATGGTGAAGGCACTCGCCGACCGTTTTGCGGAAGCCTTTGCCGAACGCATGCATGAGCAGGTGCGCCGCGAGTATTGGGGTTATGCCAAGGACGAGCAATTCTCAAATGAGGAGCTCGTCGCCGAAGCCTATGCCGGAATCCGCCCGGCACCCGGCTATCCAGCCCAGCCGGATCATACCGAAAAGCGGACCTTGTTCGATCTGCTGGATGCGGAAAAGACAACCGGTGTGACACTGACGGAAAGCTATGCCATGTGGCCCGGCTCTTCCGTCTCCGGCCTCTACATCGGTCATCCTGACAGCTATTACTTTGGCGTTGCCAAGGTGGAGCGCGATCAGGTGGAAGACTATGCGCGCCGGAAGGGCATGGAGATCGCAGACGTTGAACGCTGGCTTGGGCCTGTGCTGAACTACGTTCCCACTCGACAGGAGACGGAAGAGGCGGCTTGA
- a CDS encoding protein phosphatase 2C domain-containing protein: MIRLEIVETLSDPGKADRANEDRFGFNEACAFVVDGATGLGDRQFMPGFGSDAAWIAQFAAERLARQLNATADVVQVIRGISTQARDTFLQTAGQQPRYAWPLAALAALHVSDTGLEFIGLGDSVVYLLHENGEAETFTALPHAFANEQAAARLHIERVGGIGVSGSAVNDPQTLEKLRRGRERQNTPEGTVWSLGLVPETADHLVRTKIHSNGSATALVCSDGLADLVSLYGRYDAASLVRRAAAEGLAPLFAELRHMEREVDPDGLTYPRYKQSDDTTAILLTIG; encoded by the coding sequence ATGATCCGTCTCGAGATCGTCGAAACCCTCTCGGATCCGGGCAAGGCCGATCGCGCGAACGAGGATCGCTTCGGCTTTAACGAAGCGTGCGCCTTTGTCGTGGACGGAGCGACCGGATTGGGCGACAGGCAATTCATGCCGGGCTTCGGTTCCGACGCGGCCTGGATTGCACAGTTCGCCGCTGAGCGGCTTGCCCGCCAGTTGAACGCGACTGCCGATGTCGTTCAGGTCATACGCGGAATCTCGACACAGGCGCGGGATACCTTCCTGCAGACTGCAGGCCAGCAGCCGCGCTATGCCTGGCCGCTCGCTGCGTTGGCAGCTCTGCATGTGTCCGATACGGGCTTGGAGTTCATCGGCCTTGGAGACAGTGTCGTGTATCTCCTGCATGAGAATGGCGAGGCCGAAACATTCACCGCACTGCCGCATGCTTTTGCCAACGAACAGGCGGCAGCCCGCCTTCATATCGAGCGCGTCGGTGGCATCGGTGTCTCGGGCAGTGCTGTCAACGATCCGCAGACACTGGAGAAATTGCGCCGCGGGCGCGAACGACAGAATACCCCGGAAGGCACCGTCTGGTCGCTCGGTCTCGTTCCCGAAACTGCCGATCACCTCGTGCGAACAAAAATCCACTCAAACGGAAGCGCGACAGCACTCGTTTGCTCCGATGGACTTGCAGACCTCGTCAGCCTTTACGGGCGTTACGATGCGGCTTCACTGGTGAGACGTGCTGCGGCGGAAGGCCTCGCACCGCTTTTTGCAGAGCTGCGCCATATGGAACGCGAAGTCGATCCCGATGGCCTTACCTATCCGCGTTACAAGCAGTCGGACGATACGACGGCCATCCTTTTGACGATCGGCTGA
- a CDS encoding ABC transporter ATP-binding protein yields the protein MSFLTLSHIKKAFGPVQVVHDFNMSIEKGEFVSFLGPSGCGKTTILRMIAGFETPSDGSIVINGKDQTSLKPNQRNIGMVFQAYALFPNMNVFDNVAFGLKVAGKPKAEIKARVEEMLKLIHLEHLADRYPYQMSGGQQQRVALARALAPAPQVLLLDEPLSALDAKIRVSLREEIRQIQRQLGITTVFVTHDQEEALSISDRIVVMNAGKADQIGTPSEIYSKPTTRFVANFVGTLNVVEAQVREPASGVVSIADHVLVLPKPLDGKKAGDKVSLAFRPEAASLAPTSSSGTLKGTVISSHFLGSVVRTKVDVQGSTIAFDAFNDPNNPPPISGQPVAIQLNPEGLMLLAE from the coding sequence ATGAGCTTTTTGACACTCTCCCATATCAAGAAGGCATTTGGACCGGTTCAGGTCGTCCATGACTTCAACATGTCGATTGAAAAAGGCGAATTCGTCTCCTTCCTCGGGCCATCCGGCTGCGGCAAGACGACAATCCTGCGCATGATTGCGGGCTTCGAGACCCCCTCGGATGGATCGATCGTCATCAACGGAAAAGACCAGACGAGCCTGAAACCGAACCAGCGGAATATCGGCATGGTGTTTCAGGCCTATGCACTGTTTCCGAACATGAACGTTTTCGACAACGTCGCTTTCGGACTCAAGGTCGCGGGCAAACCGAAGGCTGAGATCAAGGCCCGCGTTGAAGAAATGCTGAAGCTCATTCATCTGGAGCATCTGGCGGACCGCTATCCCTACCAAATGTCCGGCGGTCAGCAACAGCGTGTGGCGCTTGCCCGTGCGCTTGCCCCTGCCCCGCAGGTTCTGCTGCTTGATGAGCCGCTTTCTGCGCTTGACGCGAAGATCCGTGTCTCGCTGCGCGAGGAAATCCGCCAGATCCAGCGCCAGCTGGGTATCACGACAGTTTTCGTCACCCATGATCAGGAAGAAGCGCTGTCGATCTCGGATCGTATCGTTGTCATGAACGCCGGCAAAGCGGACCAGATCGGCACGCCCTCTGAAATTTACAGCAAACCGACAACCCGCTTCGTCGCAAACTTCGTCGGCACCCTGAACGTCGTGGAAGCGCAGGTGCGCGAGCCTGCATCGGGCGTCGTCTCCATCGCAGACCACGTCCTGGTCCTGCCGAAACCGCTCGATGGCAAGAAGGCAGGAGACAAGGTCTCGCTCGCTTTCCGCCCCGAAGCAGCGAGCCTTGCACCGACGAGTTCGAGCGGCACTCTCAAGGGAACAGTCATCTCCTCGCACTTCCTCGGTTCCGTTGTGCGCACGAAAGTCGATGTGCAGGGCAGCACCATCGCATTCGATGCCTTCAACGACCCCAACAATCCGCCGCCCATTTCGGGCCAGCCAGTAGCCATTCAGCTCAATCCTGAAGGCCTGATGTTGCTCGCGGAATGA
- a CDS encoding ABC transporter permease yields MKRLWAWAALIVGLLYFILPLIGMTNFSLKMRRGEYSFDAYMKVFGDDRFRETFTYSVTLALFTILVGVLLVVPTAYWVRLKLPFLRPYIEFVTLLPLVIPAIVIVFGYIRLYNTSSWLPLTGSAFGTDLLLVCGYTTLALPYMYRAVDTGLRTIDVTTLTEAAQSLGAGWITIIGRIILPNVLVAVLSGAFLTFAIVIGEFTMAALLNRPAFGPYMQLLGANRAYEPAALAVIAFVITWGCLGLIQLVSRLQKSTQRPV; encoded by the coding sequence ATGAAGCGTCTCTGGGCCTGGGCCGCACTGATCGTCGGCCTTCTTTATTTCATCCTGCCGCTCATCGGCATGACGAATTTCTCGCTGAAGATGCGGCGCGGCGAATACTCGTTCGATGCCTATATGAAGGTGTTCGGCGACGACCGTTTCCGGGAGACCTTCACCTACTCGGTCACGCTCGCGCTCTTCACCATTCTGGTCGGTGTATTGCTGGTCGTGCCGACAGCCTATTGGGTTCGCCTGAAACTGCCCTTCCTGCGTCCGTATATCGAGTTCGTCACCCTCCTGCCGCTGGTCATCCCGGCCATTGTCATCGTTTTCGGCTATATCCGGCTGTACAACACGTCGAGCTGGCTGCCGCTGACAGGCAGCGCCTTCGGCACGGATCTGCTTCTGGTCTGTGGCTACACCACCCTTGCGCTTCCCTACATGTATAGAGCCGTCGACACCGGTCTGCGCACCATCGATGTAACGACCTTGACGGAAGCAGCCCAGAGCCTGGGTGCCGGCTGGATTACCATCATCGGCCGCATCATCCTGCCGAACGTGCTGGTCGCGGTGCTTTCCGGCGCCTTCCTGACCTTTGCCATCGTCATCGGTGAATTTACAATGGCTGCGCTTCTGAACCGTCCGGCCTTCGGTCCATACATGCAGTTGCTCGGCGCAAACCGGGCCTATGAGCCCGCAGCACTCGCCGTCATCGCCTTCGTCATCACCTGGGGCTGCCTTGGCTTGATCCAGTTGGTCTCCCGCCTGCAAAAATCCACGCAGCGCCCGGTCTGA
- a CDS encoding ABC transporter permease — MTTQLQPAAKAPVKRLRLPLHWLGVLPFAAFVVLFMVLPTLKIVVGAFQRPDGSISLDNIANLFTPSIMAAYGISIRISVASAFFGCLIGFFVAAAVVLGGLPRWIRGPLLTFSGVASNFAGVPLAFAFLATLGPLGIITVFLQQQFGINLRALGFNLLSFWGLTLTYLFFQIPLMILIITPALDGLKKEWREAASILGATNAQYWRMVALPILTPAILGTFALLFANAFGAVATAIALTGSSLSIVPILLFAQIRGDVLGDPHLGYALAFGMIVVTGVANTVYIVLRARSERWMK, encoded by the coding sequence ATGACCACACAGTTACAACCGGCGGCCAAGGCCCCGGTGAAGCGGCTTCGATTGCCCCTGCATTGGCTTGGCGTGCTGCCCTTTGCCGCCTTCGTCGTGCTGTTCATGGTACTGCCAACACTGAAGATCGTGGTCGGAGCCTTCCAGCGACCGGACGGCAGCATCAGCCTCGACAATATTGCCAACCTGTTCACACCCTCCATCATGGCCGCCTACGGCATCTCGATACGCATCAGCGTCGCCTCGGCCTTCTTCGGCTGCCTCATCGGGTTTTTCGTCGCTGCTGCCGTTGTGCTCGGAGGACTTCCACGCTGGATCCGCGGCCCGCTGCTGACGTTTTCGGGCGTCGCGTCGAACTTCGCAGGCGTCCCCCTGGCATTCGCCTTTCTCGCCACATTGGGCCCTCTCGGCATCATCACCGTCTTTCTGCAGCAGCAGTTCGGCATAAATCTGCGTGCGCTCGGCTTCAATCTCCTCTCCTTCTGGGGTCTGACGCTCACTTATCTCTTTTTCCAGATTCCTTTGATGATCCTCATCATCACGCCAGCGCTCGATGGCCTGAAAAAGGAATGGCGGGAAGCAGCCTCCATTCTGGGCGCCACGAATGCGCAGTACTGGCGCATGGTTGCCCTGCCTATCCTGACACCCGCCATTCTGGGCACCTTTGCGCTTCTCTTTGCCAATGCCTTCGGCGCCGTCGCGACAGCCATCGCGCTGACGGGCTCGTCGCTCAGCATCGTGCCGATCCTCTTGTTCGCGCAGATCCGCGGTGACGTTCTGGGCGACCCTCATCTGGGCTATGCTCTTGCTTTCGGTATGATCGTCGTCACCGGCGTTGCCAATACGGTCTACATCGTGTTGCGTGCACGCAGCGAAAGGTGGATGAAATGA
- a CDS encoding ABC transporter substrate-binding protein, translating into MTKTKRLLSLTTAIMVASSSLALAEPSAELIAAAKKEGMLTTIALPHDWCGYGEVIAAFKKKYPEIKVNELNPDAGSADEVEAIKANKDNKGPQAPDVVDVGLAFGPQMKAEGLLQPYKVSTWNEIPDNVKDADGYWYGDYYGVMAMLVNKDLVKNSPKDWSDLLKKDYAGQVALAGDPRASNQAILAVLAAGMATGAKAGKEAGEAGLKYFAEMNKAGNFVPVIGKSGTLAQGATPIVVMWDYNALSAKATLAGNPPVDVIVPEKGVLAGVYVQGISAYAPHPNAAKLWMEHLYSDEGQIGWLKGYCHPIRFNAMAKANKIPKDLLDKLPPAAAYEKAYFPTLKEVDDNKAAVTAGWDKVVGANVK; encoded by the coding sequence ATGACCAAGACCAAAAGACTGCTGTCACTGACCACGGCAATCATGGTTGCATCAAGCAGCCTGGCACTCGCAGAACCAAGCGCAGAGCTGATCGCCGCCGCCAAGAAGGAAGGCATGCTGACCACCATCGCCCTGCCCCATGACTGGTGCGGCTATGGCGAAGTTATCGCTGCCTTCAAGAAGAAGTATCCGGAAATCAAGGTCAACGAACTGAACCCGGATGCCGGTTCGGCCGATGAAGTTGAAGCCATCAAGGCAAACAAGGACAACAAGGGCCCGCAGGCCCCTGACGTTGTCGACGTTGGCCTGGCCTTCGGCCCGCAGATGAAGGCTGAAGGCCTTCTGCAGCCCTACAAGGTATCGACCTGGAACGAGATCCCGGACAACGTAAAGGACGCTGACGGTTACTGGTACGGCGACTATTACGGCGTCATGGCGATGCTGGTGAACAAGGATCTGGTCAAGAATTCCCCGAAGGACTGGTCTGACCTTCTGAAGAAGGACTATGCTGGCCAGGTGGCTCTGGCGGGTGACCCACGTGCTTCCAACCAGGCAATCCTGGCAGTGCTTGCAGCGGGCATGGCAACCGGTGCCAAGGCTGGCAAGGAAGCTGGCGAAGCAGGTCTGAAGTACTTCGCCGAGATGAACAAGGCTGGCAACTTCGTCCCGGTCATCGGCAAGTCGGGAACCCTTGCGCAGGGTGCAACGCCGATCGTCGTCATGTGGGACTACAACGCGCTTTCCGCCAAGGCGACACTTGCCGGCAACCCGCCGGTTGACGTCATCGTTCCGGAAAAGGGCGTTCTCGCCGGTGTCTACGTGCAGGGCATCTCCGCCTACGCTCCGCATCCGAACGCTGCAAAGCTGTGGATGGAACACCTGTACTCCGACGAAGGCCAGATCGGCTGGTTGAAGGGCTACTGCCACCCGATCCGCTTCAACGCCATGGCGAAGGCAAACAAGATTCCGAAGGATCTGCTTGACAAGCTGCCTCCGGCAGCTGCCTACGAAAAGGCTTACTTCCCGACCCTCAAGGAAGTTGACGACAACAAGGCCGCAGTCACCGCTGGCTGGGACAAGGTCGTTGGCGCAAACGTGAAGTAA
- a CDS encoding MurR/RpiR family transcriptional regulator — MTSPSHTVLEVIRQRYDGLTPAEKRLADSLLENYPVSGLGSITATADNAGVSTPTVARMVQKLGYKGYPEFQAHLHVELEATISNPITKHDRWASGAPTAHILNRFAEAITDNLRETLSTMDVATFDAAAALLRDDKRSVYFVGGRITGALAEYFFTHMQVIRPRATLISTNRSSWPQYLLNMSEGDVIVIFDIRRYEQELATLAETAAANGVVIILFTDVWASPVARHAQHVFKVRIEAPSAWDSSVVTLFTVEALIEAVQSATWEKTRERMNSLETLFERSRLFRRTAPSRER, encoded by the coding sequence GTGACATCTCCATCGCACACCGTGCTGGAGGTAATCCGTCAGCGCTATGACGGGTTAACCCCGGCTGAAAAACGGCTCGCAGACAGCCTGCTGGAGAACTATCCCGTTTCCGGGCTGGGCAGCATTACTGCGACTGCCGACAATGCCGGTGTCTCGACGCCCACAGTCGCGCGCATGGTGCAGAAACTGGGCTACAAGGGCTATCCGGAATTTCAGGCGCACCTGCACGTCGAACTTGAAGCCACCATTTCAAACCCGATCACCAAGCATGATCGCTGGGCATCCGGTGCTCCGACGGCACATATCCTGAACCGCTTTGCGGAGGCCATCACCGACAATCTGCGCGAAACCTTGTCGACCATGGATGTCGCGACTTTCGATGCCGCAGCCGCCCTGTTGAGGGACGACAAGCGATCGGTCTATTTCGTCGGCGGGCGCATTACCGGCGCGCTGGCCGAATACTTCTTCACGCACATGCAGGTCATCCGGCCTCGCGCCACCCTCATCTCCACCAATCGCAGTTCCTGGCCGCAATATCTGCTCAACATGAGCGAAGGTGACGTCATCGTTATTTTCGACATACGTCGCTATGAGCAGGAGTTGGCGACGCTTGCAGAAACGGCTGCGGCCAATGGTGTGGTTATTATCCTCTTCACAGACGTCTGGGCATCGCCAGTGGCTCGTCATGCGCAACATGTTTTCAAAGTGCGCATCGAGGCCCCATCGGCCTGGGATTCGTCCGTGGTGACACTCTTCACTGTCGAGGCTCTGATCGAAGCCGTTCAGAGTGCGACGTGGGAAAAGACGAGAGAGCGTATGAACTCTCTCGAAACGCTTTTTGAACGCAGTCGGCTGTTTCGGCGGACTGCCCCTAGCAGGGAGCGTTAG
- a CDS encoding N-formylglutamate amidohydrolase, which translates to MLAQTDFLTERDGQPVAVENADGRSAVVLVCEHASLRLPEAVGTLGLSDDALSSHIAWDPGALAVSRLMSKSLDATLIYQRFSRLVYDCNRPPESPAAMRDVSEVFRIPGNENLSEQEKVARTQALYFPFQNRIRDELEARASRGQPAVLVTVHSFTPVYFGKPREVEIGILHDTDSRLADRMLAAAADTSLYRVERNEPYGPADGVTHTLELHALPNGLLNVMIEVRNDLIEDEVGQGVVADFLIGLLRESLQQPE; encoded by the coding sequence ATGTTGGCGCAAACGGACTTCCTGACTGAACGCGACGGGCAACCGGTCGCCGTGGAAAATGCCGATGGGCGTAGCGCCGTTGTGCTGGTTTGCGAGCATGCTTCCTTGCGCCTGCCGGAGGCCGTTGGCACGTTGGGGCTTTCGGACGATGCGCTGTCATCGCACATCGCATGGGATCCGGGTGCATTGGCAGTCTCCCGGCTGATGTCCAAAAGTCTGGATGCCACGCTGATTTACCAGCGCTTTTCCCGGCTCGTCTATGATTGCAATCGTCCTCCGGAATCGCCTGCCGCCATGCGCGATGTCAGCGAGGTCTTTCGTATCCCTGGCAACGAGAACCTGAGCGAGCAGGAGAAGGTGGCCCGGACGCAGGCCCTCTATTTTCCTTTCCAGAACCGCATCCGCGATGAGCTCGAGGCGCGCGCGAGCCGTGGCCAACCTGCTGTTCTGGTGACCGTGCATTCGTTCACACCTGTCTATTTCGGCAAGCCGCGCGAGGTTGAGATCGGGATCCTGCACGATACCGATAGCCGTCTGGCTGACCGCATGCTTGCCGCTGCTGCCGATACATCGCTCTACCGCGTGGAGCGCAATGAGCCTTATGGTCCGGCGGACGGTGTGACCCATACGCTGGAGCTTCATGCCCTACCGAACGGGCTTCTGAACGTGATGATCGAAGTGCGTAACGATTTGATAGAAGACGAAGTCGGCCAAGGGGTCGTGGCTGATTTTCTGATCGGCCTGTTGCGGGAAAGCCTGCAGCAGCCGGAATAA